One genomic window of Gopherus evgoodei ecotype Sinaloan lineage unplaced genomic scaffold, rGopEvg1_v1.p scaffold_50_arrow_ctg1, whole genome shotgun sequence includes the following:
- the LOC115643064 gene encoding olfactory receptor 52R1-like codes for MSCPNTSTHSHPPAFLLVGIPELQEAQFWITFPFCIMYVIAVLGNVIVLFIIYIEPSLHEPMYLFLAMLAVTDLVLSTSTLPKMLNIFWLGSREIRFHACLTQMFFVHAFSSVESGVLMAMALDRYVAICCPLRYSSILSVPVIVTIESLVLACGVLLVSPFSLLVSRLPFCQHCLISHSVVKLVCGDVRVSVIYGLFVAFMVVGID; via the coding sequence ATGTCATGTCCAAACACTAGCACCCATTCTCACCCTCCTGCCTTCCTCCTGGTCGGCATCCCTGAACTTCAGGAGGCCCAGTTCTGGATCACCTTCCCTTTCTGTATCATGTATGTCATTGCTGTGCTGGGAAATGTCATTGTTCTCTTCATTATATACATTGAGCCAAGCCTGCATGAGCCCATGTACCTCTTCCTGGCCATGCTGGCAGTCACCGATCTGGTTCTGTCCACGTCCACCCTGCCCAAAATGCTGAACATCTTCTGGCTGGGCTCCAGGGAGATCAGGTTCCATGCCTGCCTTACCCAGATGTTTTTTGTGCATGCTTTCTCATCGGTGGAGTCAGGCGTACTCATGGCCATGGCCTtggatcgctatgtggccatctgctgCCCTCTCCGGTACTCCAGCATCCTGTCCGTCCCAGTCATAGTGACAATAGAAAGCCTGGTACTGGCATGTGGAGTCCTTCTGGTgagccccttctccctccttgtCAGCAGGCTGCCCTTCTGCCAGCACTGCCTCATCTCCCACTCAGTCGTGAAGCTCGTGTGTGGGGACGTTAGAGTCAGTGTCATTTATGGCCTGTTTGTGGCTTTTATGGTGGTTGGGATTGACTAA